One part of the Coregonus clupeaformis isolate EN_2021a unplaced genomic scaffold, ASM2061545v1 scaf0421, whole genome shotgun sequence genome encodes these proteins:
- the LOC121556680 gene encoding uncharacterized protein LOC121556680: MEDPTTTPAQPKTRGRTTEVSGTQNAALKSETDTETLTVTHRFLHTGSDHRSDAETLGLGRLGCPPAPVSEYLLYGNQSSRTVHSHPNSGHLLETGNDPSCSYTTEMDNGNMLMGLETQTDLSRGDWNRYSSSVYSEGCLDKKGEGLVVDEVKVEGDAPPTWNADSHLGDRHSQGRDFLDYRESLETKPNVATHSPLHALRDHDPVPTSIGPSDSHGHVLFDQVLNSNNRARARLRRGPHQAVVRETVPLHVL, translated from the coding sequence ATGGAggaccccaccaccaccccagcaCAGCCCAAGACCCGAGGCAGAACcacggaggtcagtggaacgcAGAACGCCGCACTCAAGTcagagaccgacacagagactttaactgtaacacacagaTTCTTACACACAGGATCTGACCACAGATCAGACGCAGAGACACTGGGGCTGGGGAGACTGGGCTGTcctcctgctcctgtctcagAGTATTTACTTTATGGTAACCAGAGCTCAAGGACGGTTCATTCCCATCCGAACTCAGGTCACCTGTTAGAGACTGGCAATGATCCGTCTTGTTCTTACACTACAGAGATGGACAATGGCAACATGCTCATGGGTTtagagacacagactgatctgtctagaggggactggaaccggtacagtagtagtgtatactctgaagggtgcctagataagaaaggggaggGTCTGGTTGTAGATGAGGTGAAAGTGGAGGGTGACGCTCCTCCCACATGGAATGCAGATAGTCACCTAGGAGACAGACACTCACAGGGCAGAGATTTCTTAGATTACAGGGAAAGCTTGGAGACAAAGCCAAATGTCGCGACCCACTCCCCTTTACACGCACTCAGGGATCACGACCCAGTGCCCACGTCAATCGGGCCTTCCGATTCTCACGGCCACGTCCTTTTCGatcaggtattgaactcaaaCAACAGGGCTAGAGCCCGGCTCAGGAGAGGGCCACATCAGGCGGTAGTAAGAGAAacggttcctctgcatgttctgtaa